A single window of Modestobacter italicus DNA harbors:
- a CDS encoding muconolactone Delta-isomerase family protein, giving the protein MEFLVRSENRLPPETPAERREELRTAERARAVELRAAGVLKRLWRVPGRNATVGLYEAADPAALHDALMSLPMAPWLDVTVEALATHPQERT; this is encoded by the coding sequence GTGGAGTTCCTGGTCCGGTCGGAGAACCGGTTGCCCCCCGAGACGCCCGCCGAGCGGCGGGAGGAGCTGCGGACCGCCGAGCGCGCGCGGGCGGTGGAGCTGCGCGCCGCCGGGGTGCTGAAGCGGTTGTGGCGGGTGCCCGGCCGGAACGCGACCGTCGGGCTCTACGAGGCCGCGGACCCGGCGGCGCTGCACGACGCGCTGATGTCGCTGCCGATGGCACCCTGGCTCGACGTCACGGTCGAGGCGCTGGCCACCCACCCGCAGGAGCGCACGTGA
- a CDS encoding alpha/beta hydrolase, translating to MTTFVLVHGAWHGGWCWDRVAPLLRAAGHEVHAPTLTGLSERGHLLSPLVGLDTHVEDVVRLVEVLGLTDVVLVGHSYAGQVVTAVADRLPGAIAQRVYLDAFVGDDGEAARDLLPATVEHHWAESAAEQGFGWLVPVRKLSVLGVTEQADVDWLLPKLTPHPWKTYTDPLRLTGAVDAVPAGFVECVSWMRVFAGQADRARERGWPVRELATGHEAMVTAPAELADALLDLAGRVPALAAEKEA from the coding sequence CGCGGCCGGGCACGAGGTGCACGCCCCCACGCTGACCGGGCTGTCCGAGCGCGGGCACCTGCTCTCCCCGCTGGTGGGCCTGGACACCCACGTCGAGGACGTCGTCCGGCTGGTCGAGGTGCTCGGGCTCACCGACGTCGTCCTGGTGGGGCACAGCTACGCGGGGCAGGTGGTGACCGCGGTGGCCGACCGGCTGCCCGGGGCCATCGCCCAGCGGGTCTACCTGGACGCCTTCGTCGGCGACGACGGCGAGGCGGCGCGGGACCTGCTGCCGGCCACCGTGGAGCACCACTGGGCGGAGTCCGCGGCCGAGCAGGGCTTCGGCTGGCTGGTGCCGGTGCGCAAGCTGTCGGTGCTCGGGGTGACCGAGCAGGCCGACGTCGACTGGTTGCTGCCGAAGCTGACGCCGCACCCGTGGAAGACCTACACCGACCCGCTGCGGCTGACCGGCGCGGTCGACGCCGTCCCGGCCGGCTTCGTCGAGTGCGTCAGCTGGATGCGGGTGTTCGCCGGCCAGGCCGACCGCGCCCGCGAGCGCGGCTGGCCGGTGCGCGAGCTGGCCACCGGCCACGAGGCGATGGTCACCGCCCCCGCGGAGCTGGCCGACGCGCTGCTCGACCTGGCCGGCCGGGTGCCGGCCCTCGCCGCGGAGAAGGAGGCCTGA